One stretch of Gambusia affinis linkage group LG05, SWU_Gaff_1.0, whole genome shotgun sequence DNA includes these proteins:
- the utp11 gene encoding probable U3 small nucleolar RNA-associated protein 11: MSSFRKALKSRQRNHHERSQPGFRKTMGLLEKKKDYKLRAEDYHKKQNTLAALRKKALEKNPDEFYFKMISSKLEDGVHVMKKTEVEVTEEQKKVMRTQDMRYVEMKRVAEAKKIERLKGELHLLDAENKEKNKHTFFVDSKKKVGTFNLASHLCTHPALVDRVYNRPTLQTLETKSIKGAVKPNIINKLAKQRKHQYKILSQRIDREKKMFVISQKIQSRKDLQDKNKKVKVKKETPDRAAIYKFESKRKR, from the exons ATGTCTTCATTTAGAAAAGCGCTGAAGTCCCGACAGAGGAACCACCATGAAAGATCTCAg CCTGGTTTTAGGAAAACTATGGGTTTgttggagaagaagaaagactaCAAACTACGAGCAGA AGATTaccacaagaaacaaaacactctCGCTGCTCTGCGAAAGAAAGCTCTCGAGAAAAACCCAGATGAGTTTTACTTCAAAATGATCAGCTCCAAACTGGAG GACGGAGTTCATGTGATGAAAAAAACTGAGGTGGAGGTgacagaggagcagaagaaaGTAATGAGGACGCAGGACATGAGATATGTGGAGATGAAACGGGTTGCAGAGGCAAAG aaaatagAGAGACTGAAAGGAGAGCTTCATCTTCTGgatgcagaaaacaaagagaagaacaaacacactttttttgttgattcCAAAAAGAAAG TGGGAACATTTAATCTGGCCAGCCACCTCTGTACTCATCCAGCACTGGTGGATCGAGTGTACAACAGACCAACTCTGCAAACATTGGAGACCAAAAGCATCAAAGGAGCTGTGAAACCAAATATTATTAAC AAACTGGCCAAGCAGAGGAAGCATCAGTATAAAATCCTCTCTCAGAGGATtgacagagagaagaaaatgtttgtcatcAGCCAGAAAATCCAGTCCCGTAAAGACCTACAG gataaaaacaagaaagtgaaagtgaaaaaggAGACACCTGACAGGGCAGCCATTTACAAGTTTGAGTCCAAGAGGAAACGCTAA